In the genome of Chlamydia trachomatis A/HAR-13, one region contains:
- the asd gene encoding aspartate-semialdehyde dehydrogenase, which translates to MTMRIAILGATGLVGQKLIALLQNHKQWEIAELGASSEKHALRYESACLWQEPLMEMPESVRDLSIRSVEEIESNIVVSCLPSSVAFSAETTCLSSGKIVFSNATAYRMHKAVPILIPEINSDHLSLLEEQPFLGKIITNSNCCVSGIALALKPLLLFNIEHVHVITLQSASGAGYPGVSSLDLIGNTVPYILGEEEKILRETVKILGQPGFPAEFSITASVHRVPVAHGHVISVHVMFDQEVDLEEITSCYEKDSATYVLYDSPWHPQVRKDLAHDDMRLHIGPISYGGNTRTIKMCILLHNLVRGAAGALIANMNLFRDRGGFVHQERLTYA; encoded by the coding sequence ATGACGATGCGCATTGCGATTTTAGGTGCTACAGGCCTTGTTGGACAAAAGCTTATTGCTTTGTTACAAAATCATAAACAGTGGGAAATTGCTGAATTAGGAGCTTCTTCTGAGAAGCATGCGTTGCGTTACGAATCTGCTTGTTTATGGCAAGAGCCATTAATGGAGATGCCAGAGTCTGTTCGTGATTTATCTATTCGCTCCGTTGAAGAGATAGAATCAAATATTGTTGTATCTTGTCTTCCTTCGTCTGTTGCTTTTTCAGCAGAAACTACTTGTTTATCTTCGGGAAAGATAGTGTTTTCTAATGCCACCGCCTATCGTATGCATAAAGCGGTTCCTATTTTAATTCCTGAGATAAACAGTGATCATTTGTCTCTGTTAGAAGAACAGCCTTTTTTAGGTAAGATTATTACTAATTCTAATTGTTGTGTTTCAGGCATTGCTCTGGCTCTTAAGCCACTGCTGTTGTTTAATATCGAGCATGTGCATGTTATCACTTTACAATCAGCTAGTGGGGCTGGATATCCTGGAGTTTCCTCTTTAGATTTAATTGGAAACACTGTGCCTTATATCTTAGGAGAGGAAGAGAAGATACTCCGAGAGACTGTAAAAATTTTAGGACAGCCAGGTTTTCCTGCAGAGTTTTCTATAACTGCGTCTGTACATCGTGTTCCCGTTGCACATGGGCATGTCATCTCTGTACACGTTATGTTTGATCAAGAGGTCGATTTAGAAGAGATAACTTCTTGTTATGAGAAGGATTCGGCTACCTATGTTCTTTATGATTCTCCTTGGCATCCTCAGGTTCGAAAGGATCTAGCTCATGATGATATGCGATTACATATAGGGCCCATTTCTTACGGCGGTAATACGCGAACTATTAAGATGTGTATCTTATTGCACAATTTGGTTCGAGGAGCTGCAGGAGCTTTGATAGCGAATATGAATCTTTTCCGAGATAGAGGAGGATTCGTTCATCAAGAGAGGCTGACGTATGCTTAG
- the dapA gene encoding 4-hydroxy-tetrahydrodipicolinate synthase — MSVLGACITPFKADLSIDFAALESVVRSQEHAGNGIILFGSTGEGLSLTYEEKLSILSFVSTLNLNVPIFVGVTATSVQETMSWIDFAQQWPIDGFLVPTPLYTRPGLNGQKAWFDRILSVSRKPIILYNNPIRTGVSLYPEVVKSFVSHPLCIGVKDSGGSAQACELFAESGLRVFCGDDNLWPDMRLSGASGVISVLANVWPELARDYVAQGRPIEAWKKVCSWLNLSTNPLGIKALMAAQKMIECDAVRPPLSIRDLQRRDELADILACRATLQTELLSVCRQ, encoded by the coding sequence ATGAGTGTCTTGGGGGCCTGTATTACACCTTTTAAGGCTGATTTGTCTATAGATTTCGCTGCTTTAGAGAGTGTCGTTCGTTCGCAAGAGCACGCCGGTAACGGCATTATTTTATTTGGTAGTACAGGAGAGGGGTTGTCTCTAACGTATGAAGAGAAGCTTTCTATTCTTTCGTTTGTTTCTACGCTTAACTTGAATGTGCCGATATTTGTAGGAGTGACGGCAACGTCTGTTCAGGAAACTATGTCTTGGATTGATTTTGCACAGCAATGGCCTATAGATGGGTTCCTTGTTCCAACTCCTCTTTATACGAGACCTGGGCTTAATGGACAAAAAGCTTGGTTTGATAGGATTTTGAGTGTAAGTAGAAAGCCTATCATTCTTTATAACAATCCTATTCGTACCGGCGTGTCTTTGTATCCAGAGGTCGTGAAATCTTTTGTATCACATCCTTTGTGCATAGGAGTTAAGGATTCTGGAGGGTCTGCTCAGGCTTGTGAGCTTTTTGCTGAGTCAGGATTGAGAGTGTTTTGTGGTGACGACAATCTGTGGCCAGATATGCGATTATCTGGAGCATCTGGAGTGATTTCTGTACTAGCTAACGTTTGGCCAGAATTAGCTCGAGATTATGTTGCTCAAGGTCGTCCTATTGAAGCTTGGAAGAAAGTTTGTTCTTGGCTCAACTTATCTACGAATCCTTTAGGGATCAAAGCTCTAATGGCAGCTCAGAAAATGATTGAGTGTGATGCGGTGCGTCCACCTCTTTCTATACGAGATTTGCAGAGAAGAGATGAGTTAGCAGACATTCTAGCTTGTAGGGCTACTTTGCAAACAGAGCTTCTTAGCGTATGCCGGCAGTGA
- a CDS encoding thioredoxin domain-containing protein — translation MTTDQPFTNKLITEKSPYLLLYAHTPVDWYPWSAEAFQKASAEDKPIFLSIGCTHSKWCQVMLKENYENPEVAAILNEYFVCIKVDKEELPHLANLYFELSQMLSVSGEVQDSPTWPLNVFLTPNLLPFFSLGYASFAGKMGASSFVQMLEKLHIMWEDREDREVFVQQAERVLEVAAFLEGCSCKKECLEEECLKRVTEAIYRDVDAQFGGVKSFPKILPGLLSLFLLRVGAEYQDSRAIFFVNRSLQSVANGGIFDHLAGGFFRYTIDDRWLIPCFEKRAFDNALMMLVYTEAGVYMRNPEFVIVAKRVLNYLIKELTDPKSGSFYLSEYGQQWAGTDIDSQYTWSGEEIRSLLGEQAEMFCEYYDVSREGICNGRNILHVSPYMNRKEIEERYHCSLEEFQKKLEASREKLRVYREGKTQASKDDQSFTFQNGWGIFSLIKTGILLGEPECFVVAERCGEFIANNLYKNGRLLRRWRQGESKYSAGLEDYAAMIMGALALFEIGSGAKWLVLAEELAKEVLVSFRADTGGFYSTDGRDSSLLIKKACFVDGDAISSNALLCQGLLKLHIISGKRHYLTFAEDILQCVQGKWAKHKFSSLGSLLAAQEYFSKQHRKIFISLGNEGDRAQVLDCFKGIFLPHTSLVWLTAKDREILSAYLPEGEKRLIPSKEGLPTKIYLLDKDCGRVFTSLKHFYEFMSQLS, via the coding sequence ATGACGACAGACCAGCCTTTCACGAATAAACTTATTACCGAAAAATCCCCATACCTTCTTCTTTATGCTCATACTCCTGTGGACTGGTACCCTTGGTCGGCAGAAGCATTCCAAAAGGCTTCTGCAGAGGATAAACCGATTTTTTTGTCTATAGGGTGCACTCACTCTAAGTGGTGCCAAGTCATGCTTAAGGAAAATTATGAAAACCCTGAAGTTGCAGCGATTTTAAACGAGTATTTTGTTTGTATTAAGGTAGATAAGGAAGAATTGCCTCATCTGGCAAATCTATATTTCGAATTATCTCAGATGCTTTCCGTATCCGGAGAGGTACAAGATTCTCCAACATGGCCTCTGAATGTTTTCCTTACCCCCAATCTCTTGCCTTTCTTTAGCTTGGGATATGCTAGCTTTGCAGGGAAAATGGGAGCCTCGTCCTTTGTCCAGATGTTGGAAAAGTTACATATCATGTGGGAAGATCGAGAGGATAGAGAGGTATTTGTTCAACAGGCAGAAAGAGTTCTTGAAGTAGCCGCCTTTCTAGAAGGGTGTTCTTGTAAAAAAGAGTGTTTAGAAGAAGAATGCTTAAAGAGGGTGACAGAAGCTATTTATCGCGATGTGGATGCGCAATTTGGAGGTGTGAAGTCATTTCCTAAGATATTGCCTGGGTTGCTTAGTTTATTTCTTTTGCGGGTAGGAGCAGAGTATCAAGATAGTCGGGCTATTTTTTTCGTGAATAGATCTCTACAATCTGTGGCAAATGGGGGCATCTTTGATCATTTAGCGGGAGGTTTTTTCCGTTACACTATAGATGATCGTTGGTTGATTCCGTGCTTTGAAAAGCGAGCTTTTGACAATGCTCTTATGATGCTTGTTTATACTGAAGCCGGCGTATATATGAGAAATCCGGAGTTCGTCATTGTAGCGAAACGGGTTCTTAATTATTTAATTAAAGAGCTAACGGATCCTAAATCAGGATCTTTTTATCTTTCTGAATACGGTCAACAGTGGGCAGGAACCGATATTGATAGCCAGTACACGTGGTCCGGGGAAGAGATTCGCTCTCTGTTAGGAGAGCAAGCAGAGATGTTTTGCGAGTACTATGATGTGTCTAGGGAAGGAATTTGTAACGGACGGAATATCTTACACGTTTCTCCTTACATGAATAGAAAAGAGATTGAAGAGCGTTATCATTGTTCTTTGGAAGAATTTCAGAAGAAATTAGAAGCTTCACGAGAAAAATTACGTGTCTATAGGGAAGGGAAAACTCAAGCTTCCAAAGATGATCAGTCTTTCACTTTCCAAAATGGTTGGGGAATCTTTTCTCTGATAAAAACAGGGATTCTTCTAGGAGAACCAGAATGTTTTGTGGTGGCAGAGAGATGTGGAGAGTTTATTGCGAACAATCTGTATAAGAATGGCCGTTTATTGCGTCGATGGAGACAGGGAGAGTCCAAATACTCTGCAGGATTAGAGGATTATGCTGCCATGATTATGGGAGCTTTAGCTCTATTTGAAATAGGATCTGGGGCTAAGTGGTTGGTGCTAGCTGAAGAGCTGGCGAAGGAAGTATTGGTGTCTTTCCGAGCCGATACAGGGGGATTTTATTCCACGGATGGAAGGGATTCTTCTTTGTTGATAAAGAAAGCTTGTTTTGTAGATGGGGACGCTATATCGAGCAATGCTTTGCTTTGCCAAGGCTTGTTGAAATTGCATATCATTTCAGGTAAACGACATTATCTAACGTTCGCAGAAGACATTTTACAATGCGTTCAAGGAAAGTGGGCAAAACATAAATTTTCCTCTCTGGGAAGTTTGCTTGCAGCTCAAGAGTATTTTTCCAAACAACATCGGAAGATTTTTATTTCTTTAGGGAATGAAGGGGATAGAGCACAGGTATTAGATTGTTTTAAAGGGATTTTTCTTCCCCATACTTCCTTGGTTTGGTTGACTGCCAAAGATCGTGAGATTCTAAGTGCATATCTTCCAGAGGGAGAGAAACGATTGATTCCTTCAAAAGAGGGGCTTCCAACAAAAATTTATCTCTTGGATAAGGATTGTGGTAGAGTTTTTACTTCTTTAAAGCATTTCTATGAGTTTATGTCTCAACTCAGCTAA
- the aroB gene encoding 3-dehydroquinate synthase, translated as MIELVTDSPHPIHLVDSLQNPKLFASLSTDFPLIFITNTKLNALILPPLLDLARSLGFSVETLTIPEGEETKTGDTFLSLHQQLTDLNVPRQATLIGVGGGVILDIAGFVAATHCRGMPFIAIPTTLVAMIDASIGGKNGINLNHIKNRIGSFYLPKAVWICPRKLSFLPQQELHHGIAECIKHAYIADSAILPLLQDPNALKKEDKLSLLIKKNCLCKASVVQQDVRDYAKRQILNFGHTLGHALEMLFIGKIPHSCAISVGMVLETKLSLSLGVARSPAILHSLIQDLLRYQLPVSLKDLYMRAQIPPHNCDQILSALTYDKKKQNTPLPPFVMIEEIGLAASFDGRFCQTISKHILTKVLEEEFYAMHNN; from the coding sequence ATGATCGAACTCGTTACCGACTCTCCTCACCCTATTCACCTAGTTGATTCTTTACAAAACCCTAAGCTGTTTGCTTCGTTGTCTACCGACTTCCCTCTCATTTTTATAACCAATACTAAGCTCAATGCTCTTATCCTACCTCCTCTATTAGACTTGGCTCGCTCACTAGGATTTTCCGTAGAAACACTTACCATTCCTGAAGGAGAAGAAACCAAGACGGGCGATACTTTTCTATCTTTGCACCAACAACTGACAGATCTCAATGTACCTAGACAAGCAACTTTAATTGGAGTAGGTGGAGGCGTAATTTTAGATATAGCAGGCTTTGTAGCTGCCACACATTGTCGAGGGATGCCTTTCATTGCTATTCCCACCACTTTAGTTGCTATGATTGATGCTAGCATTGGAGGGAAAAATGGCATTAACTTAAATCATATAAAAAATCGCATCGGCTCTTTTTATCTCCCTAAAGCTGTATGGATCTGCCCTAGAAAACTCTCTTTTCTTCCTCAGCAAGAACTCCATCATGGAATAGCTGAATGCATCAAACATGCTTATATCGCAGATTCTGCCATCCTACCTCTGCTTCAAGATCCTAATGCTTTAAAAAAAGAAGACAAGCTGTCTCTTCTTATCAAAAAGAACTGTCTCTGCAAAGCTTCTGTAGTACAACAAGATGTCAGAGACTATGCAAAACGCCAAATACTAAACTTTGGGCATACGCTAGGGCATGCTCTGGAAATGCTATTTATAGGGAAAATTCCCCATAGCTGTGCCATAAGCGTGGGAATGGTCCTAGAAACAAAGCTATCTCTATCCTTGGGAGTTGCTCGCTCTCCAGCTATACTACATTCTTTGATACAAGACCTTTTAAGATATCAGCTCCCTGTTTCTCTAAAAGATCTTTATATGAGAGCGCAAATACCTCCACATAATTGCGATCAAATCCTCTCTGCTCTCACCTACGATAAGAAAAAACAAAATACTCCCTTACCACCATTTGTCATGATAGAAGAGATCGGACTAGCAGCTTCTTTTGATGGACGATTTTGCCAAACTATATCTAAACACATTCTTACAAAAGTCCTGGAGGAAGAATTCTATGCTATGCACAACAATTAG
- a CDS encoding shikimate kinase, translating to MPTFDTTKQIFLCGLPSVGKTSFGQHLSQFLSLPFFDTDHLLSDRFHGDSPKTIYQRYGEEGFCREEFLALTSVPVIPSIVALGGCTPIIEPSYAHILGRNSALLVLLELPIATLCQRLQHRSIPERLAHAPSLEDALSQRLDKLRSLTSNAFSLRAETSSEAVMRDCQSFCLRFLSTKESSYA from the coding sequence ATGCCAACGTTCGACACTACCAAGCAGATTTTCCTTTGCGGTCTTCCTTCTGTAGGTAAAACCTCGTTTGGTCAACATTTATCGCAATTTCTATCGCTGCCTTTTTTTGATACAGATCACCTTCTTTCAGATCGTTTCCATGGAGATTCTCCTAAAACTATCTACCAACGCTATGGAGAAGAAGGTTTTTGCAGAGAAGAATTCCTTGCCCTAACTAGTGTACCTGTCATTCCTAGCATCGTAGCTTTAGGAGGCTGTACCCCTATTATTGAACCATCTTACGCCCATATTTTGGGGAGAAACAGTGCTCTCTTAGTCTTACTCGAACTCCCCATCGCTACACTATGTCAACGCCTACAACATAGATCTATTCCTGAAAGACTTGCACATGCTCCATCATTAGAAGATGCTTTGTCTCAACGATTAGACAAACTACGATCCCTCACATCAAATGCCTTCTCTTTACGAGCAGAGACTTCCTCTGAAGCTGTGATGAGAGATTGTCAAAGCTTTTGTTTGCGTTTTTTGAGCACAAAAGAGAGCTCCTATGCATAA
- the aroC gene encoding chorismate synthase: protein MHNQYGSIFSITTWGESHGPAIGVVIDGCPAGLSLSPEDFLPAMARRRPGQLHTSPRQEPDLVTILSGVYQNKTTGTPISLLIENKDVSSSSYEQLQHCYRPGHAQFAYEGKYGFADNRGGGRASARETASRVAAGVIAKKILLSQRIETLAFLSGFGTLESKNYPKLSDSLIQQVHTSPFYTLLPQEEIQNLLLLNPDDSFGGVVSFITSPLPIGLGEPVFGKLPALLAAAMMSIPAAKGFEIGAGFSSSQMTGSAYLDAFIADESGVSLQSNRCGGALGGISIGQPLEGRVAFKPTSSIKKPCSSVLKDGTPIAYRTPNQGRHDPCVAIRAVAVVEAMLDLTLVDLLLQHRCTQL, encoded by the coding sequence ATGCATAATCAATATGGCTCCATATTCTCTATCACTACTTGGGGAGAATCCCATGGCCCTGCTATAGGCGTCGTAATTGATGGGTGTCCTGCAGGTCTCTCCTTATCACCAGAAGATTTTCTTCCCGCTATGGCTAGAAGGAGACCAGGGCAACTTCATACTTCTCCTCGTCAAGAACCGGACCTAGTCACTATTTTATCTGGAGTCTACCAAAACAAAACAACAGGAACTCCAATCTCTCTTCTTATTGAAAACAAGGATGTATCCAGCTCTTCTTATGAACAGCTACAACACTGTTACCGACCGGGGCACGCACAATTTGCCTATGAAGGGAAATACGGATTTGCAGACAACCGTGGAGGAGGACGCGCCTCTGCTAGAGAGACCGCGTCTCGAGTTGCTGCTGGTGTGATTGCTAAAAAGATCCTTTTATCTCAAAGAATCGAAACACTCGCATTCCTTTCTGGATTCGGCACCTTAGAGAGTAAAAATTATCCCAAACTTTCCGACTCGCTAATACAACAGGTTCATACCTCTCCTTTCTACACACTCCTTCCTCAAGAAGAAATTCAGAATCTCCTTCTGCTTAATCCTGACGACTCTTTTGGAGGTGTAGTCTCTTTTATCACTTCTCCTTTACCTATAGGCCTAGGCGAACCTGTGTTTGGAAAGCTTCCAGCTCTTTTAGCTGCAGCCATGATGAGCATCCCTGCGGCTAAAGGATTTGAAATAGGAGCCGGTTTCTCTTCATCACAAATGACAGGCTCCGCCTATCTAGATGCATTTATTGCTGATGAAAGTGGGGTGTCTCTTCAAAGCAATCGCTGTGGAGGAGCTTTAGGGGGGATTAGTATTGGGCAGCCTCTTGAAGGCCGTGTAGCCTTCAAACCCACTTCATCTATAAAAAAACCTTGCTCCTCCGTTTTAAAAGATGGCACACCGATCGCATACCGCACCCCTAATCAAGGACGCCACGATCCTTGTGTAGCCATTCGAGCTGTTGCCGTTGTTGAGGCTATGCTTGATTTAACTCTAGTAGACCTGCTTCTCCAACATCGTTGTACCCAATTATGA
- the dapB gene encoding 4-hydroxy-tetrahydrodipicolinate reductase: protein MRVADSIMKKSIGLVGDTGRMGVLLTQALLCRPHCFLGKGFSRRSQTSLEEVVTENDILIDFSSPEVTSLLLDFLLKTPRPVIIGTTGFTNDSGVKTKLSALSEYVPVVVCANTSLGAYVQKRLAAFAAKLFSTSYDVRILETHHRAKADAISGTAISLAEAIRSAKAESYEEEPEPFIEMHGSRLGNVCGEHEVSFVGEDERFVIRHEVFSRRVFSGGVLLILEKIMGEGLPKGYYTSDVLYESLFQEKVFG, encoded by the coding sequence ATGAGAGTTGCTGATAGTATTATGAAAAAAAGCATAGGCCTTGTCGGAGATACTGGGAGGATGGGTGTCTTATTGACTCAGGCTTTACTTTGTCGTCCTCACTGTTTTTTGGGAAAGGGGTTTTCAAGAAGATCTCAGACCTCGCTAGAAGAGGTTGTTACAGAGAATGATATTCTTATTGATTTCTCGTCTCCTGAAGTGACGTCGCTGCTTTTAGACTTTTTGTTAAAAACACCTAGGCCTGTGATTATTGGAACTACAGGATTTACTAATGATAGCGGTGTAAAAACAAAGTTATCAGCATTATCAGAATATGTTCCTGTTGTTGTTTGTGCAAACACGAGTTTGGGGGCGTATGTACAAAAGCGATTAGCAGCTTTTGCTGCAAAACTTTTTAGTACTTCTTATGATGTTCGTATTTTAGAGACACATCACCGTGCTAAAGCAGATGCCATTTCTGGTACAGCGATTTCTTTGGCTGAAGCTATCCGTTCTGCGAAGGCAGAGAGCTATGAGGAAGAGCCAGAGCCTTTTATCGAAATGCATGGTTCTCGTTTAGGGAATGTTTGTGGCGAGCATGAAGTATCTTTTGTAGGGGAAGATGAGCGTTTTGTAATTCGGCACGAAGTCTTTTCTCGACGTGTTTTTTCTGGTGGAGTGTTGCTAATCTTGGAGAAGATTATGGGAGAAGGCTTGCCAAAAGGATATTACACCTCAGATGTTTTGTATGAGAGTTTGTTTCAAGAAAAGGTGTTTGGTTAA
- the aroA gene encoding 3-phosphoshikimate 1-carboxyvinyltransferase — MVSSNQDLLISPSIPYGEIAVPPSKSHSLRAILFASLSKGTSIIENCLFSPDSQAMLTACEKMGAHVRRIGDSLHIQGNPDPHHCHPRYFHMGNSGIALRFLTALSTLSPTPTLITGSHTLKRRPIAPLLSSLKQLGAHIRQKTSSSIPFTIHGPLSPGHVTISGQDSQYASALAITAALAPYPLSFSIENLKERPWFDLTLDWLHSLNISFLRDQDSLTFPGGQSLESFSYSVPGDYSSAAFLASFGLLSSSSKPTILRNLSSQDSQGDKLLFSLLKQLGAHILIGKHHIEMHPSSFSGGEIDMDPFIDALPILAVLCCFAKNPSRLYNALGAKDKESNRIEAIAHELQKMGGSVHPTRDGLYIKPSRLHGAVVDSHNDHRIAMALAVAGVHASSGQTLLCNTQCINKSFPYFVIAAQTLHANVRHYQADFPLRSSFCR; from the coding sequence ATGGTCTCTTCGAACCAAGACCTTCTTATTTCTCCCTCAATTCCTTATGGAGAAATTGCTGTTCCTCCGTCAAAATCACATTCTCTACGCGCGATCCTTTTTGCCTCCTTATCCAAAGGGACCTCTATCATAGAAAACTGTCTCTTCTCTCCCGATTCCCAAGCTATGCTTACAGCCTGTGAGAAAATGGGAGCTCACGTTAGAAGAATAGGAGACTCCTTACATATCCAGGGGAATCCCGATCCCCATCACTGTCACCCACGCTATTTCCATATGGGGAATTCTGGTATCGCCCTTCGATTCCTAACCGCCCTTTCTACTTTATCCCCCACCCCCACTTTGATCACAGGATCCCACACACTCAAACGACGTCCTATAGCGCCTCTTCTATCAAGCTTAAAACAGCTTGGTGCGCACATTCGCCAAAAAACATCTTCTTCTATTCCCTTTACCATCCATGGTCCATTATCCCCTGGCCATGTTACTATCTCTGGACAAGATTCCCAATACGCATCAGCATTAGCAATCACTGCAGCTTTAGCTCCATATCCCCTTTCTTTTTCTATCGAAAATCTTAAAGAACGTCCTTGGTTTGATCTGACCTTAGATTGGCTACACTCTTTAAACATCTCTTTCTTAAGAGACCAAGATTCTTTAACTTTCCCCGGAGGACAATCATTAGAAAGTTTTTCTTATTCTGTGCCTGGAGACTATAGTTCTGCTGCTTTTTTAGCTTCCTTTGGTCTACTCTCTTCTTCTTCTAAACCAACTATTCTCCGTAATCTTTCTTCTCAAGATTCTCAAGGGGACAAGCTTCTCTTCTCTTTGTTAAAACAACTTGGAGCCCATATTCTTATTGGAAAACATCATATCGAAATGCACCCCTCTTCTTTCTCCGGAGGTGAAATTGATATGGATCCATTCATAGATGCATTACCCATCCTTGCTGTCCTCTGCTGCTTTGCAAAAAATCCATCGCGCTTGTATAATGCGTTGGGAGCAAAGGACAAAGAAAGCAATCGCATTGAAGCCATTGCCCATGAATTGCAAAAAATGGGTGGTTCTGTCCACCCTACTCGTGACGGTCTATATATAAAGCCCTCGCGGTTACATGGTGCGGTTGTTGATTCTCATAATGATCACCGTATTGCTATGGCTCTCGCTGTAGCTGGAGTTCATGCCTCGTCCGGACAAACCCTCCTCTGTAACACACAGTGTATAAATAAGAGTTTTCCATATTTCGTGATTGCAGCGCAGACACTACATGCCAACGTTCGACACTACCAAGCAGATTTTCCTTTGCGGTCTTCCTTCTGTAGGTAA
- a CDS encoding aspartate kinase, with protein MLRQETAPLVCKFGGTSVGTAQSIRRVCEIIQEERPSFVVVSAVAGVTDWLEEFCRLPKGKRAALTEKIRERHESIAKELGIEVSLAIFWEILEHFEDIEELLSEDQARILAIGEDLSSTLICSYCCTYVLPLKRLEARQVILTDSQFLRAVPDLALMQTAWGELALQEDAIYLMQGFLGATSSGKTTVLGRGGSDFSASLIGELCKARELRIYTDVCGVHTADPKILKDTQLIDSLTFEEMQELASSGAKVLHQDMLKPCVRAKVPIFVTSTFNVTKEGTWICASLNESTEGPVIKALSLKSNQALWFVEYNSPLVRLEDVLGCVRSLGFVPGVVMAQSLGVYFTIDWEEYPQTITKALEAFGTVSCEGPLSLVALVGAKLASWSMSRVFEALHRTPVLCWSQTDTVINLIINKDFGVAVTELLHDCLFK; from the coding sequence ATGCTTAGACAAGAAACAGCTCCTCTTGTGTGTAAATTCGGTGGAACAAGTGTGGGCACAGCCCAAAGTATTCGACGAGTTTGCGAGATTATACAAGAAGAAAGACCTTCTTTTGTTGTTGTTAGCGCAGTAGCTGGTGTTACGGATTGGTTAGAAGAGTTTTGTCGGCTTCCTAAAGGGAAGAGAGCGGCATTGACTGAAAAGATTCGAGAAAGACATGAATCAATAGCAAAGGAATTAGGTATAGAGGTTTCTCTAGCTATCTTTTGGGAGATCTTGGAACATTTTGAAGATATAGAAGAGCTTCTTTCTGAAGATCAAGCCAGGATTTTGGCTATAGGTGAGGATTTATCTTCGACTTTGATTTGTAGCTACTGCTGTACCTATGTGTTACCGCTTAAGCGGTTAGAAGCTCGTCAAGTAATTCTCACCGACTCGCAATTTTTGCGGGCGGTTCCAGATTTAGCTTTGATGCAAACTGCTTGGGGTGAGTTGGCATTACAAGAAGATGCTATTTACCTTATGCAAGGCTTCCTTGGAGCAACGTCTTCAGGGAAAACTACAGTTCTTGGTCGAGGGGGGAGTGACTTTTCTGCCTCTCTGATAGGAGAACTGTGTAAAGCAAGAGAGTTGCGTATTTATACAGATGTTTGTGGCGTGCATACTGCCGACCCAAAAATTTTGAAAGATACACAACTCATAGATTCTTTAACCTTTGAAGAGATGCAGGAGTTAGCAAGTTCTGGTGCTAAGGTATTGCACCAAGATATGTTAAAGCCTTGTGTTCGAGCGAAGGTGCCTATTTTTGTGACTTCAACATTTAATGTAACCAAAGAAGGGACTTGGATTTGCGCTTCATTAAATGAGAGTACAGAGGGTCCTGTGATCAAAGCACTCTCATTGAAGTCGAATCAAGCTCTTTGGTTTGTAGAATACAATTCTCCTCTAGTGAGACTAGAGGATGTTTTGGGTTGTGTACGAAGCTTGGGATTTGTTCCAGGAGTTGTCATGGCTCAAAGTTTAGGAGTGTATTTCACTATAGATTGGGAAGAGTATCCTCAGACTATAACAAAGGCTCTTGAAGCTTTTGGTACAGTAAGTTGTGAGGGGCCTTTATCTTTAGTTGCATTAGTGGGAGCGAAGCTAGCTTCATGGAGTATGTCTAGAGTCTTTGAGGCTCTACACAGAACTCCAGTTTTATGTTGGAGTCAAACGGATACGGTTATTAATTTAATTATTAATAAGGATTTTGGGGTCGCTGTAACCGAGTTGTTGCACGATTGCCTATTTAAATAG
- a CDS encoding biotin transporter BioY: MVAKSITKEYSETLISNPFVKVIAGSLFLACLAKISISLPFTPVPITFQTLGVFCLGLVMTPQMAVTTVVAYLLEGLFFPVFCSPMCGIAVFCGPTAGYLFSFVPVVALISWLYGKFGRSEARSWVVAMILFVGGGVSLCLGALWLACFLKSIGVSNSLDLVGAFKIGVLPFLIGKIVKIALVVQGRSVRRLFIGK, translated from the coding sequence ATGGTTGCTAAGAGCATTACTAAAGAATACTCAGAAACTCTCATAAGTAATCCTTTTGTGAAGGTTATCGCCGGGTCCTTGTTCTTAGCTTGTTTAGCTAAGATCAGTATAAGTCTCCCTTTTACCCCAGTTCCTATTACATTTCAGACTCTGGGGGTATTTTGTTTAGGGCTTGTTATGACTCCACAGATGGCTGTTACAACAGTAGTGGCCTATTTGTTAGAGGGGTTGTTCTTCCCTGTCTTTTGTAGTCCTATGTGTGGGATAGCAGTGTTTTGTGGACCTACTGCTGGATATCTATTTTCTTTTGTACCTGTAGTAGCGCTCATTTCTTGGTTGTATGGTAAGTTTGGAAGATCCGAAGCAAGATCGTGGGTTGTCGCGATGATTTTGTTCGTTGGCGGAGGGGTTAGCCTCTGTTTAGGAGCTTTATGGCTTGCCTGTTTTCTGAAGAGTATTGGAGTTTCAAACTCTCTTGATCTAGTCGGAGCTTTTAAAATAGGAGTTTTACCTTTTCTTATTGGTAAAATTGTGAAGATCGCTCTTGTAGTTCAAGGACGATCTGTACGAAGATTATTTATCGGAAAATAA